A genomic window from Acidimicrobiales bacterium includes:
- a CDS encoding DUF6788 family protein, whose translation MIRDEPGIAEKLEAMEPTKRQRAALERITAELAALGPCLPGSLVTRTGRCGKLACSCHHDPPRLHGPFRSWTRKIAGKTVTRLLTDDQLAAYQPLFDNHRRLKTLVHELEELSVAIVERDRHRKPTHN comes from the coding sequence CGAGACGAACCCGGGATAGCTGAGAAACTGGAAGCGATGGAGCCCACCAAGCGTCAGCGAGCGGCGCTCGAGCGCATCACCGCCGAGCTCGCCGCCCTGGGGCCCTGCCTGCCCGGCAGCCTGGTCACCCGCACCGGCCGTTGCGGCAAACTGGCCTGCTCCTGCCACCACGACCCGCCCCGCCTACACGGCCCGTTCCGGTCCTGGACCCGCAAAATCGCCGGCAAAACCGTCACCCGGCTCCTCACCGACGACCAACTCGCCGCCTACCAGCCCCTCTTCGACAACCACCGCCGACTCAAAACCCTCGTACACGAACTCGAAGAGCTCAGCGTCGCCATCGTCGAACGCGACCGCCACCGAAAACCAACCCACAACTAA